From Myxococcales bacterium, the proteins below share one genomic window:
- a CDS encoding tetratricopeptide repeat protein: MVLSLSASALLGGLGCSRNNIEAVNLANEGDKSKSVNVDEAISKYEQAVNLDPTNHRILWKLALAYTKKEEWAKVASTCKKAQAVAPTFANYFFQNGLANARMAVKGPASWAEAKEPLEQAIAKDPNLADAHFELAEVLLHLDDEQGALRSYTKAIETKPDELSFYVPLADLYIRLGYLDQAEQVVKEGLSFAKDGDKFLFGLHSLAGQIKETKGDIAGSVTEYEAAKKACGQCNQAGEQIAFFNLGAAYASVNPPRKSEAIQQLQSFNKIVCKGAAAQRYADQCAQSQQLATKLGGQLQ; encoded by the coding sequence GTGGTCCTCTCCTTGTCGGCTTCGGCGCTCCTCGGCGGTTTGGGCTGCAGCCGCAACAACATCGAGGCCGTGAACCTCGCCAACGAAGGCGACAAGTCGAAGTCGGTCAACGTCGACGAGGCGATCTCGAAGTACGAGCAAGCCGTCAACCTCGACCCGACCAACCACCGCATCCTCTGGAAGCTCGCGCTCGCGTACACCAAGAAGGAAGAGTGGGCGAAGGTCGCTTCGACCTGCAAGAAGGCCCAGGCCGTGGCGCCGACCTTCGCGAACTACTTCTTCCAGAACGGGCTCGCGAACGCCCGTATGGCCGTCAAAGGCCCCGCGAGCTGGGCGGAGGCGAAGGAGCCGCTCGAGCAGGCCATCGCCAAGGATCCGAACCTCGCCGACGCGCACTTCGAGCTCGCCGAGGTCCTCTTGCACCTCGACGACGAGCAGGGCGCGCTCCGCTCGTACACGAAGGCGATCGAGACGAAGCCCGACGAGCTCTCGTTCTATGTCCCGCTCGCGGATCTCTACATCCGCCTTGGCTACCTCGATCAGGCCGAGCAGGTCGTGAAAGAGGGCCTCTCCTTCGCGAAGGACGGCGACAAGTTCCTCTTCGGGCTGCACAGCCTCGCGGGCCAAATCAAAGAGACCAAGGGCGACATCGCCGGGTCGGTCACCGAGTACGAGGCCGCCAAGAAGGCGTGCGGTCAGTGCAACCAGGCGGGCGAGCAGATCGCGTTCTTCAACCTCGGTGCGGCCTACGCGAGCGTGAACCCGCCGCGAAAGAGCGAGGCGATCCAGCAGCTCCAGTCGTTCAACAAAATCGTCTGCAAGGGCGCAGCCGCTCAGCGCTACGCCGACCAGTGCGCGCAGAGCCAGCAGCTCGCGACGAAGCTCGGCGGCCAGCTCCAGTAG
- a CDS encoding tetratricopeptide repeat protein, producing MIRKSIIPAFGLVLSATALSSVAAADGAASSSASGGVCIEEKAKKELNACAVAGPKEFAAHGKQTQANFRGVAPIGDPKKKDNKPPSPVVNDAPRDERKSKLQARQRALLFTEIQGIERLFQNTPRNAADRVTLARRLAEAYVELEAAAFRDKTNAEMERDNLKKANPQGAGQKQALANQADQVMKSARNQAIRYYTLVKTDYPDYAQLDEVLYYLAYEHEQANDYKTARTVYLELKDKRPNSKYIPNVYLAFGELFFNEAQGDPSKWDLAGQAYESVIKYPAPGNKVFGYAWYKLGYVAWNKGEFEKALNAFKKTIDFGKNFSQLPGASKLADSARKDIIPVYALKGDPTQAYNFFHNISGDTDGNEKTFKMMDDLGNNYLDTGHYPEGIALYKDLMNRDKSGDKSCVYQSHITEATMAMKSSNKEAIKNEVDQQVKLYKDFASGGHSAEAKQECANHTAQIVAETAMAWHLEAAGSGGQRGTNDPKTLSLAAYLYKRVVDTFDAKQFSTFTFPRIVKDDWPTLYKIKYNMADLLYYQEKWAECGPAFDSVVAEDPTGKDAPEAAYASVLCYQKMYDASHPKAEARKGIGQLPGKNKSEEEKRKKEEEAAALKPKEFTEQQKGMVQAFNRYICYIKPPATDNAGQEQLVEVKYARARTYFEAKHWEEAATAFRDIAMNNADRDVGIYAAQLYLESVNVLGTQSSRPSCYDDMAVDVPKFLELYCTGDKAAKNAEQCTNLNKVQVDILRLKAQKLVEIADKNGGAGALQQYETAGNTYFEMFRKYCQEPVQAGQQPQADRCDEIAYNAARSFQAARLIAKAIAARQSLLAFDAKTNGKSPLAKKATYEIGGNYQAIAVYELAADWFEKFVDADPRAEKADTALADAVLLRLGLGQEDKAIEDARKFQKNYGASKPAQTAAIAFAIGAHYVEKAEGLRPGAKAGECINAEECMAWEKARASLQGSMGVIDKAAPDIQVQAHGALARTYAHLKNGGKLSKTEYGKVRSLWSNPADAEAKIRAAYGSEDAAQQDKRLAKALNAVGEAFFMAAEDERIAVVEPVRFPEYKGSGTKEDVVKHIQTKVKEWYTKKKESITKVEPAYVKILDLKPVPPPKWVIAAGSRSGLMWGNFVDDFRRAPIPKAWKTDPEIRGTYYDALDAASEPFKVGNAKPALKKCLDLSVKYQYFDNYSRDCEVWLAKNYKAEYHVVDELRGAPTLSNSGLDEKNPPILVGGQAWRPPSAAPTEKAGAEQPAAKPGDTKKPAPAGKKK from the coding sequence ATGATTCGCAAGTCCATCATTCCCGCGTTCGGGCTCGTGCTGTCGGCGACGGCGCTCTCGTCGGTCGCTGCGGCCGATGGGGCCGCGTCGTCCTCGGCGAGCGGCGGCGTCTGCATCGAAGAGAAGGCGAAGAAAGAGCTCAACGCCTGCGCCGTCGCGGGGCCGAAAGAGTTCGCGGCCCACGGCAAGCAGACGCAAGCCAACTTCCGCGGCGTCGCCCCGATCGGCGACCCGAAGAAGAAGGACAACAAGCCCCCGTCCCCGGTCGTCAACGACGCCCCCCGTGACGAGCGCAAGAGCAAGCTCCAAGCGCGCCAGCGCGCCCTCCTCTTCACCGAGATCCAGGGCATCGAGCGGCTCTTCCAGAACACGCCGCGCAACGCCGCCGACCGCGTGACCCTCGCGCGTCGCCTCGCCGAGGCGTACGTGGAGCTCGAGGCCGCCGCGTTCCGCGACAAGACCAACGCGGAGATGGAGCGCGACAACCTGAAGAAGGCGAACCCGCAAGGGGCCGGCCAGAAGCAGGCGCTCGCGAACCAGGCCGATCAGGTCATGAAGTCGGCGCGAAACCAGGCGATCCGTTACTACACGCTCGTCAAGACCGACTACCCCGACTACGCGCAGCTCGACGAGGTCCTCTACTACCTCGCGTACGAGCACGAACAGGCGAACGACTACAAAACCGCCCGCACGGTCTACCTCGAGCTGAAGGACAAGCGCCCGAACTCGAAGTACATCCCGAACGTGTACCTCGCCTTCGGCGAGCTCTTCTTCAACGAGGCGCAGGGCGACCCGTCGAAGTGGGACCTCGCGGGCCAGGCGTACGAGAGCGTCATCAAGTACCCGGCGCCGGGCAACAAGGTGTTCGGCTACGCCTGGTACAAGCTCGGCTACGTCGCGTGGAACAAGGGCGAGTTCGAGAAGGCGCTGAACGCCTTCAAGAAGACCATCGACTTCGGGAAGAACTTCTCGCAGCTCCCGGGCGCGAGCAAGCTCGCCGACAGCGCCCGCAAGGACATCATCCCCGTCTACGCGCTCAAGGGCGACCCGACGCAGGCGTACAACTTCTTCCACAACATCTCGGGTGACACCGACGGTAACGAGAAGACGTTCAAGATGATGGACGATCTGGGTAACAACTACCTGGACACCGGCCACTATCCCGAGGGTATCGCGCTCTACAAGGACCTCATGAACCGCGACAAGAGCGGTGACAAGTCCTGCGTGTACCAGTCGCACATCACCGAAGCGACCATGGCGATGAAGTCCTCCAACAAGGAGGCCATCAAGAACGAGGTCGACCAGCAGGTGAAGCTCTACAAAGACTTCGCCTCCGGTGGGCACAGCGCCGAGGCGAAGCAGGAGTGCGCGAACCACACCGCGCAGATCGTCGCCGAGACGGCGATGGCCTGGCACCTCGAGGCGGCGGGCTCCGGCGGGCAGCGCGGCACGAACGACCCGAAGACCTTGTCGCTCGCGGCGTACCTCTACAAGCGCGTCGTCGACACCTTCGACGCGAAGCAGTTCTCGACGTTCACCTTCCCCCGCATCGTGAAGGACGACTGGCCCACGTTGTACAAGATCAAGTACAACATGGCGGATCTCCTCTACTATCAGGAGAAGTGGGCCGAGTGCGGCCCGGCGTTCGACTCGGTCGTCGCCGAGGACCCGACGGGCAAAGACGCCCCCGAGGCCGCGTACGCTTCGGTGCTCTGCTACCAGAAGATGTACGACGCGTCGCACCCCAAGGCGGAGGCGCGCAAGGGCATCGGCCAGCTCCCGGGCAAGAACAAGTCCGAGGAGGAGAAGCGCAAGAAGGAAGAAGAAGCCGCCGCCCTCAAGCCGAAGGAGTTCACCGAGCAGCAGAAGGGCATGGTGCAGGCGTTCAACCGCTACATCTGCTACATCAAGCCGCCGGCGACCGACAACGCGGGCCAGGAGCAGCTCGTCGAGGTCAAGTACGCCCGCGCGCGTACCTACTTCGAGGCGAAGCACTGGGAAGAGGCCGCGACGGCGTTCCGCGACATCGCGATGAACAACGCGGATCGTGACGTGGGCATCTACGCCGCGCAGCTCTACCTCGAGAGCGTCAACGTGCTCGGCACGCAGTCGTCCCGCCCGTCCTGCTACGACGACATGGCGGTCGACGTGCCGAAGTTCCTCGAGCTCTACTGCACCGGCGACAAGGCCGCGAAGAACGCCGAGCAGTGCACGAACCTCAACAAGGTTCAGGTCGACATCCTCCGCCTCAAGGCGCAGAAGCTCGTCGAGATCGCCGACAAGAACGGCGGCGCCGGCGCGCTCCAGCAGTACGAGACCGCGGGCAACACGTACTTCGAGATGTTCCGCAAGTACTGCCAGGAGCCCGTCCAGGCCGGGCAGCAGCCCCAGGCGGATCGCTGCGACGAGATCGCGTACAACGCGGCTCGTTCGTTCCAGGCGGCACGCCTGATCGCCAAGGCGATCGCGGCGCGTCAGTCGCTCCTCGCGTTCGACGCGAAGACCAACGGCAAGTCGCCCCTGGCCAAGAAGGCCACGTACGAGATCGGCGGCAACTACCAGGCGATCGCGGTGTACGAGCTCGCGGCCGACTGGTTCGAGAAGTTCGTCGACGCGGACCCGCGCGCGGAGAAGGCCGACACGGCCCTCGCCGACGCGGTGCTCCTCCGCCTCGGTCTCGGCCAAGAGGACAAGGCCATCGAGGACGCCCGCAAGTTCCAGAAGAACTACGGCGCCTCCAAGCCCGCGCAGACCGCGGCCATCGCGTTCGCGATCGGCGCTCACTACGTCGAGAAGGCCGAAGGCCTGCGCCCCGGCGCCAAGGCCGGCGAGTGCATCAACGCCGAAGAGTGCATGGCCTGGGAGAAGGCTCGCGCCTCGCTCCAGGGGTCCATGGGCGTCATCGACAAGGCCGCTCCGGACATCCAGGTCCAGGCGCACGGCGCGCTCGCGCGCACCTATGCGCACCTCAAGAACGGCGGCAAGCTCTCGAAGACCGAGTACGGCAAGGTCCGCTCGCTCTGGTCGAACCCCGCCGACGCCGAAGCCAAGATCCGCGCCGCCTACGGCAGCGAGGACGCGGCCCAGCAGGACAAGCGCCTGGCCAAGGCGCTCAACGCCGTCGGTGAGGCCTTCTTCATGGCCGCCGAGGACGAGCGCATCGCGGTCGTCGAGCCCGTCCGGTTCCCCGAGTACAAGGGCTCCGGCACGAAGGAAGACGTCGTCAAGCACATCCAGACCAAGGTCAAGGAGTGGTACACGAAGAAGAAGGAGTCGATCACCAAGGTCGAGCCGGCTTACGTCAAGATCCTCGACCTCAAGCCCGTGCCGCCGCCGAAGTGGGTCATCGCCGCCGGTTCGCGCTCGGGTCTCATGTGGGGCAACTTCGTCGACGACTTCCGTCGTGCGCCGATCCCCAAGGCCTGGAAGACGGATCCCGAGATCCGCGGCACGTACTACGACGCCCTCGACGCGGCGAGCGAGCCCTTCAAGGTGGGCAACGCGAAGCCGGCGCTCAAGAAGTGCCTCGATCTCTCGGTGAAGTACCAGTACTTCGACAACTACTCGCGTGACTGCGAGGTCTGGCTCGCGAAGAACTACAAGGCCGAGTACCACGTCGTCGACGAGCTCCGTGGCGCGCCCACGCTCTCGAACAGCGGCCTCGACGAGAAGAACCCGCCCATCCTCGTGGGTGGCCAGGCTTGGCGCCCGCCGAGCGCGGCCCCGACGGAGAAGGCCGGCGCCGAGCAGCCCGCTGCGAAGCCCGGAGACACCAAGAAGCCCGCCCCCGCCGGCAAGAAGAAGTGA
- a CDS encoding YraN family protein, translating to MRRRPALGRVAEEAACDYLVARGFSILARNLRLGPLELDIVARDGTGTLAIVEVRSRKKGALVGALASVGPTKRARLLSAARRLLVEAPFSLEGITRVRIDVVVVHVDGASTAVEHFRGAITDDPEP from the coding sequence GTGAGGCGAAGGCCTGCCCTCGGGCGGGTCGCCGAAGAAGCCGCGTGCGACTACCTCGTCGCCCGCGGCTTCTCCATTTTGGCGCGCAACCTTCGGCTCGGGCCACTCGAGCTCGACATCGTTGCGCGGGACGGCACAGGCACGCTCGCGATCGTCGAAGTTCGTTCGCGAAAGAAGGGGGCGCTCGTCGGGGCGCTCGCCAGCGTCGGCCCCACCAAACGAGCGCGCCTCCTGTCCGCAGCGCGCAGGCTGCTCGTCGAGGCGCCGTTTTCGCTCGAGGGCATCACCCGCGTCCGCATCGACGTCGTCGTCGTGCACGTCGACGGCGCGAGCACCGCCGTCGAGCACTTTCGCGGGGCCATCACGGACGACCCCGAGCCCTGA